The nucleotide window TCGAAAAACTAGAAGACATAAAAGATAAGATTGAAGGTAGGTTTGCAGCCGAAGTTAAATACGATGGAGAACGAATGCAAATCCATAAATCAGGTGACAATATACAGATTTTTTCTAGACGACTCGAAGACATCACCAATCAATACCCCGATGTCGTCAGATCTATTCGGAGGTCTGTTGGTTCTGAAGATGTTATTATTGAGGGAGAGGCAGTTGCAACCAAAGATGGAGAGTTACAGGATTTCCAGACATTGATGCAGAGGAAAAGAAAATATGATGTAGAGCAGTATGTTGAGAAAATCCCTGTAAAACTATTCTTATTCGACATGCTCTACAAAAACAAAAGCCTACTAAACCAACCATTCTCTGTAAGAAGAAAAAAACTACAACAAACAATCCAAACAAAAGACAAACTAGAGCTATCCAAACTAACTACCACCCAAGAAATAAGTGAAGTTGAAAGTTTCTTTCAGCAGGCAGTTGACCGGGGTCAAGAGGGTATTATGCTTAAATCATGTGGAGAGGACTCAGTCTACAGGGCAGGGGCGAGAGACTGGCAGTGGATTAAATGGAAAAAAGACTACCAAACCAGTATGTCAGACACCGTCGACCTAACAGTAATTGGGGGTTTCGCTGGAAAAGGCCGCCGCTCCGGGTTATACGGAACATTACTCTGCGCAGCATACAACAAAGAAAAAGATATCTACCAAACAGTCTGCAAAGTCGGCACAGGCTTCACAGACCAAGACCTAGAACAACTACCAAACCTACTACAACCACACAAAACCAAAAGGAAACCAGCCAGAGTAGAATCGGACATCACACCAGACCAATGGATACAACCCAACATAGTAGTCGAGATACTCGGAGCCGAACTAACAAAAAGCCCCGTACACACCGCAGCCAGAAACAAAAAAGACAAAAAAGGAATAGCAATAAGATTCCCAAGATACATAAAACTAAGACAAGACAAAGGACCAACAGACTCAACAACCACCCAAGAACTAAAACAAATGTACAAAAAACAAAAAAACAATTAACAAACACCACCTAAATCTAGGTTAGAGACCTTAATTCTGGGTTTTTGGTTGGTGGCGTGATGATGACCTTGGCCTGACAGAGCTCGATGAAGAAGATTTTGAGTGCTGAACGCCATCAACCAACACTCATTTCCATTATCGAGGGGTGTTTTTATTTTATTTTTGTTTGTTTTATTGTGAGGTATGTGTGTTTTTGTGGTTTTGGTTTGGTTTTTATGGCTTTTCTTTTGTTTTTTTTCTTTTTTTCTAGTTTTATTGTGGTTTTGGATATGTCTTGGAGTGTTTTTCCTCCTATTGGTGTTGCTTTATTTTTTTCTTTGTTTATATCGGTGTAGATTTGGTTTGTTATGAGTATTGCTGTTTTTTGTTTTTTGGCTTTTGCTAGGAGGTATTTTAGTTGTTCTGTAACCTGTTTTTTGGTTTTTTGTTTTTCTGTGTCTCTATATCCATAGTAGGTGGGGGAGTCGATTGTGATAAGTTTTACATCTGTTTTGTTTGTTGTGTGTGCTGCGTTTTGGATTGCTGCTTTTAGTTTATCGATGTTTTTTGGTTCGAATATTATTAGGTTTGAACCGATTTCTTCAGGTCTTTCTGGATAGCATAGTTGTTTGAATCTTTCAACCATGAATCTAGGTGTTGCGATATAGACTGTGGTGCCACCATTTTTTATTGTTTCAATTGAAGCTTGGAGAGTTAAACCGGTTTTTCCGGATCCTGACTCACCATAGATATGGGTGATGGCTCCAGGTTCTAGGCCTCCATCTAGAAGTTGGTTGAGTTGGTTGCTTCCGGTTGATATTTTCATAGTTCTCTCCTTGCCTTGGATTCAGCCATCTCCTTAATTTCTTTAAGAGGTTTACCTGTTTTCTTAGCTAGTTCGATACAGTCATCATATTCAGCAGAAACATCAATAACCTCACCATTCTCTAGAAAACCAACCTTAACTTGAATCGACTCTCCCAGAACCTCTATTTTTTTGAAACGGCGGTTTGCTATTAAGCGGTGTTGTCTTTTGTTTATTCGGACTCCTAAACTACCTGTTTCCCTAACTATAACCTCTGCTAAACGATCAATATCCTCTGGTTCAACTAATACCTTTAATAGTTCTCCTTTGCGGCCTTTTTTCATTAAGCCAGATATGACAAATACGTCTAACGCTCCTTCGTTCATCAACTTATCGATGAGGTAGCCGATTGTTTCACCATCTACATCATCGACATTGGTTTCTAAAATACCTATAAAATCATTAATTAGTGTGTTGGTTTGGCCTAAATAGATGGTTAGTATGTTTGGTGTTTCAAAATTTTTAGTTCCGGCTCCCCTGCCCCGGTTTTTTATTTTGAGTGGTGGGGTGGTTTCGGTGTATTTATCGATTATGTTTGATAGTATTGCGGCGCCGGTTGGGGTGAGTAGTTCTCCTTTTACAGGTCCTCCTGCCCAGGTCATTTGGTTTTGGGTTAGTATTTCAGTTACTGCTGGTACAGGTATTGGTAGGTTTCCATGGCTTGTCTTAATGTATCCATCTCCAACCATCAATGGGGTGGAATAAACTGTATGTTCATTTAGTTTTAGGTTGTGGTATGCGGTGGCTGCTCCTACGATATCTGCTAGTGCGTCAAGCTTACCTACTTCATGGAAACTATGGTTTGGGCCATGAACTTTTCTTTCCGCCTTCTTCAAACTCAATAAAATATCCAGAGACAGGTCACATACCTCTCTATCCAATCCGCTTTCTTTGATTGCTTTTTGCATGTCTTTATAGCTGAGGTCTGGGTTTTCGGATTTTATTTCTATATCTATTTTGGTGGCCTTTATCGAGTTCTTCTTAACTTCATGAGGCCTGACATTAATCTCTCCACAGGTGTTGGCCACCGTTTCCATGTTATCTAATACTTTTTGGGGGTCGGCGCCTGCGTCAATCAAACAACTAATGATCATGTCTCCGGCCGCACCCATCTTAGGATCAAAAACAACAATATCCATAAATAAAACACCACAGAACCAACAATAAAGTAGGTTTTAGCTCTAACTAAAACTACCTACCATACAGAATTAGTTATTTTTTTGTTTTTGTGGTGTTTTTTTGTAGAAAGTTTAATGTGGTTTTTTGGTCTAGGTTTAGTTGAGTTATGAAAGAGATTCAGCTTCGGGTTGAAAAGGCTTACCCGAGTGATAATGGGAAGGGTACTGCTCGCCTTGACCCTGATACGTTTGTTGAGCTTAAGATTTCGCCTGGTGATTATATTGAGGTTGTTGGTGAGGAGCGTACTTTGGCGAAGGTCTGGAGGTCGGATAGTGAGGATTGGGGTAAGGGTATAATTCGTATTGATGGTTATACCCGGCAGAATGCTGGTGTTGGTATTGGTGAGTCTGTAGAGGTGCGTAAGACTGAGGTGGAGCCAGCTAGCCGTGTTGTTTTATCCCCTACCCAGAAGGATAAGAAGTTACCTACTACCCGTGATATTAAGAATTTTTTGAGGCGTCAGTTGCTTAAACGGGTCTTCACTGAAGGAGATATTATTCCTGTGAAGGCGCCTATGCAGAAATCATTTTTCCGGGACTCAGGTAATTTAGTGCCTTTGGTAGCGGTTTCAGCAGAACCTGAAGATCAAAACCTGATCGTTACTGAAGATACTGAAGTTGATATTAAGAGCCAGCCGGTCAAGGAATACGACTCTGTCCGGGCTAGTCGAATAACCTACGAGGATGTTGGTGGTCTGGAGGATGAGGTTCAGCATGTGCGTGAAATGATTGAGCTGCCTTTAAGACATCCAGAGGTGTTTAAACGGCTTGGCATCGACCCACCAAAAGGAGTCCTATTGCATGGCCCACCAGGAACTGGAAAAACATTGATCGCGAAGGCTGTGGCCAATGAGTCAAGAGCCAACTTCCGCAGCATTAACGGTCCGGAGATAATGAGCAAATACTACGGAGAGAGCGAACAACAATTGAGAGAGTTGTTCCAAGAAGCCCAAGAATCATCTCCATCAATAATATTCATAGATGAACTCGACTCCATCGCCCCAAAAAGAGAGGAGGTCGGTGGTGAGGTTGAGAGGAGGGTTGTTGCCCAACTACTCTCACTAATGGACGGCCTAAATGAAAGAGGCGAAGTAGTAGTTATAGGAGCAACAAACCGAATATCCGGAATCGACCCCGCCCTAAGAAGGCCAGGCAGGTTTGACAGGGAGATTGAGATTGGGGTTCCTAACATAAAGGAGCGGCAAGAAATTCTTAAGATCCATACCAGGGGCATGCCATTATCAGAAGATATACAGCTCGAAGAATATGGAAGTCTAACCCACGGCTATGTAGGAGCCGACATAGAAGCCCTATGTAAAGAAGCAGCAATGAAAGCATTAAGAAGATTCCTACCAGACATAGACCTAGAAAACAACCGGATACCAGAAAAAGTACTAAACGAACTCATAGTCCAACACAAAGACTTCAAAGACGCAATGAAAGAAATCGAGCCATCCGCCCTAAGAGAAGTCCTACTAGAAGTACCAAAAGTAAACTACAACGACATAGGCGGCCTAGAAGACATACTACAAGAAGTCAAAGAAAGCATCGAATGGCCATTACAAAAACCAGAATCATTCCAGAGAATGGGCGTAAAACCACCAAAAGGCCTACTACTATTCGGACCCCCAGGAACCGGAAAAACCTTGATAGCAAGAGCAGTAGCAAACGAAACCGACGCAAACTTCATATCCGTCAAAGGACCCGAACTACTCAGCAAATGGGTAGGAGAATCAGAAAAAGGCGTAAGAGAAGTATTCAGAAAAGCACGCCAGACAGCACCCACAATCGTATTTTTCGACGAACTCGACTCAATGGCACCAACAAGAGACAGCGGAGACAACAACCGAGTAACAGAACGAGTCGTCAACCAACTACTAACCGAAATCGATGGAATCGAATCACTAGAAGACGTAATAATAATCGGAGCATCAAACCGACCCGACATCATCGACCCCGCCCTAATGAGACCCGGAAGATTCGACCGCAGAATATTCATACCAGTACCCGACCAAAAAGCCAGAAAAAAAATACTAGAAATACACACCGAAAACATGCCCCTATCAAAAAACATAGACCTAAACGAACTATCCTACGAACTAGAAGGCTACGTAGGCTCAGACATAGAATCACTCTGCAGAGAAGCAGCAATGCTAGCCCTAAGACAAAACATCCAAGCCAAAAAAATAAACAAAAGACACTTCAGAAAAGCAATGGAAACAGTATACCCAACAGTAGACGAAGAAACAAAAGAATACTACAAAAAAATCGAAGAAATGCTAAAAAGCAGACCCGACAAAAAAACAAAAGAATCAATAATAGGATACCGCTAAACCAAAAACAAAAAACAAAACCAAACAAATAAACCAAGAAACCTTAAATATAAATACATACATAAAAAACCAAATAGATACCCATCACATAAAAAAATAAACAAAAGGAGAAAAATAAAATGGAAATCCCCGTAACCAAACTATCAAAAAAAGACATAGTAAGCTCAAACGGAGACGAAATAGGCTCACTACACAACGTAACCATGAACCAAAAAACAGGCGAACTACTAGACCTAATAATAGAACCACACAGAGACGTCGACACAGAAAAATACCAAACACAAGAAGACTACATAATCATACCATTCAAAAACGTAAAAGCAATAAAAGACATGATAGTAGTCAAAACATAAAAACCAAACCCTAAAACAAACACCAACCAACCTATATTCAGAGTTGGGGGGGGTTTGTGGGTTATCGGCCTTGGTATAGGCGTCTGGCTAGTTTTTCGGCCAATCCTTCTTTTCTTATTTTCTCAGCAACCCTATCGATATCGTATTCTATTCTATGTAGTTTGCATTCTCCTGTTGTTGGATTGAATTTACAGTAGGCTGCTCTTTCATCCTGGTCTCTGGGTTGGCCTACACTCCCAGGATTAAGCACCACCCCCTCCTTAAACTCCTTCCTCATCGGTAGGTGGGTGTGTCCTAAGACCAGATATTTTGATTCAACCTCACTGATCATACCCCTCAACTTGATGTCGATTGTTGTTGGACATACATACTCTTCAACCGATCTTGGACTGCCATGAGTAACTGTAACCCTAACATCGCCAACATCAATAGTTAACCGGTCCTCTAAACCAGATAGATACTCGATTTCTTTTTTATTGAGTTGGTTTTGGGTCCATTCTACGGCTTCTGCGGCAAATGGGTTAAACCATGAGACATCTCCAGTGACCACAGCTCTATCGTGGTTACCGATAACCGACCTAACATTATGTTCTCTAAATAATTTGATTACTTCACTTGGGTAAGGGTTGT belongs to Methanonatronarchaeum sp. AMET-Sl and includes:
- a CDS encoding PRC-barrel domain-containing protein; this translates as MEIPVTKLSKKDIVSSNGDEIGSLHNVTMNQKTGELLDLIIEPHRDVDTEKYQTQEDYIIIPFKNVKAIKDMIVVKT
- a CDS encoding metallophosphoesterase family protein, with product MELALISDVHGNLLALERVLEDIGDVDLILSAGDIVGYNPYPSEVIKLFREHNVRSVIGNHDRAVVTGDVSWFNPFAAEAVEWTQNQLNKKEIEYLSGLEDRLTIDVGDVRVTVTHGSPRSVEEYVCPTTIDIKLRGMISEVESKYLVLGHTHLPMRKEFKEGVVLNPGSVGQPRDQDERAAYCKFNPTTGECKLHRIEYDIDRVAEKIRKEGLAEKLARRLYQGR
- a CDS encoding CDC48 family AAA ATPase yields the protein MKEIQLRVEKAYPSDNGKGTARLDPDTFVELKISPGDYIEVVGEERTLAKVWRSDSEDWGKGIIRIDGYTRQNAGVGIGESVEVRKTEVEPASRVVLSPTQKDKKLPTTRDIKNFLRRQLLKRVFTEGDIIPVKAPMQKSFFRDSGNLVPLVAVSAEPEDQNLIVTEDTEVDIKSQPVKEYDSVRASRITYEDVGGLEDEVQHVREMIELPLRHPEVFKRLGIDPPKGVLLHGPPGTGKTLIAKAVANESRANFRSINGPEIMSKYYGESEQQLRELFQEAQESSPSIIFIDELDSIAPKREEVGGEVERRVVAQLLSLMDGLNERGEVVVIGATNRISGIDPALRRPGRFDREIEIGVPNIKERQEILKIHTRGMPLSEDIQLEEYGSLTHGYVGADIEALCKEAAMKALRRFLPDIDLENNRIPEKVLNELIVQHKDFKDAMKEIEPSALREVLLEVPKVNYNDIGGLEDILQEVKESIEWPLQKPESFQRMGVKPPKGLLLFGPPGTGKTLIARAVANETDANFISVKGPELLSKWVGESEKGVREVFRKARQTAPTIVFFDELDSMAPTRDSGDNNRVTERVVNQLLTEIDGIESLEDVIIIGASNRPDIIDPALMRPGRFDRRIFIPVPDQKARKKILEIHTENMPLSKNIDLNELSYELEGYVGSDIESLCREAAMLALRQNIQAKKINKRHFRKAMETVYPTVDEETKEYYKKIEEMLKSRPDKKTKESIIGYR
- a CDS encoding ATPase domain-containing protein, producing the protein MKISTGSNQLNQLLDGGLEPGAITHIYGESGSGKTGLTLQASIETIKNGGTTVYIATPRFMVERFKQLCYPERPEEIGSNLIIFEPKNIDKLKAAIQNAAHTTNKTDVKLITIDSPTYYGYRDTEKQKTKKQVTEQLKYLLAKAKKQKTAILITNQIYTDINKEKNKATPIGGKTLQDISKTTIKLEKKKKNKRKAIKTKPKPQKHTYLTIKQTKIK
- the larC gene encoding nickel pincer cofactor biosynthesis protein LarC, which codes for MDIVVFDPKMGAAGDMIISCLIDAGADPQKVLDNMETVANTCGEINVRPHEVKKNSIKATKIDIEIKSENPDLSYKDMQKAIKESGLDREVCDLSLDILLSLKKAERKVHGPNHSFHEVGKLDALADIVGAATAYHNLKLNEHTVYSTPLMVGDGYIKTSHGNLPIPVPAVTEILTQNQMTWAGGPVKGELLTPTGAAILSNIIDKYTETTPPLKIKNRGRGAGTKNFETPNILTIYLGQTNTLINDFIGILETNVDDVDGETIGYLIDKLMNEGALDVFVISGLMKKGRKGELLKVLVEPEDIDRLAEVIVRETGSLGVRINKRQHRLIANRRFKKIEVLGESIQVKVGFLENGEVIDVSAEYDDCIELAKKTGKPLKEIKEMAESKARREL
- a CDS encoding ATP-dependent DNA ligase, producing the protein MSSLLFSDLIDVFLRLEETRSRNEMTDILVDLYEITPSSDVGIVSYLVLGQIDADYKDVKLGLGDKMVAESLSIASSRSKKEIQEMYREEGDLGTVAEKVSSSTKNLNQFLDEEKDLLVQEVYQGLKDISSFEGDGSHDRKIRRLAGLITQASGDGARFLTRIALGKLRLGVGAMTLLDALAKTYSGSDENRPEVEHAYNISSDIGLVAEKLSKNGLKGLNQIDVEVGRPIRMMLAQRLEKLEDIKDKIEGRFAAEVKYDGERMQIHKSGDNIQIFSRRLEDITNQYPDVVRSIRRSVGSEDVIIEGEAVATKDGELQDFQTLMQRKRKYDVEQYVEKIPVKLFLFDMLYKNKSLLNQPFSVRRKKLQQTIQTKDKLELSKLTTTQEISEVESFFQQAVDRGQEGIMLKSCGEDSVYRAGARDWQWIKWKKDYQTSMSDTVDLTVIGGFAGKGRRSGLYGTLLCAAYNKEKDIYQTVCKVGTGFTDQDLEQLPNLLQPHKTKRKPARVESDITPDQWIQPNIVVEILGAELTKSPVHTAARNKKDKKGIAIRFPRYIKLRQDKGPTDSTTTQELKQMYKKQKNN